One part of the Marinitoga sp. 38H-ov genome encodes these proteins:
- the fabG gene encoding 3-oxoacyl-[acyl-carrier-protein] reductase: MRLEGKVCIVTGGARGLGRAMVERFAEEGAKVVYACDLNEEALKELEEKYSNVKGYKISVTDREAIKEFKEKVIAEEGKIDVLVNNAGITRDALIQKMTEEDWDLVIDVNLKGVFNMTQQFGPEMMKAGKGSIINISSVVGIYGNIGQTNYAATKGGVIAMTKTWAKEFARKGAQVRVNAIAPGFIKTPMTKDLPEKVIELVKSKTVLQRMGEPEEIANTALFLASDESSFITGQVISVDGGLVL; the protein is encoded by the coding sequence ATGAGATTAGAAGGAAAAGTATGTATAGTAACAGGAGGAGCAAGAGGGTTAGGAAGAGCGATGGTAGAAAGATTTGCAGAAGAAGGAGCAAAAGTAGTATATGCATGCGACTTAAATGAAGAAGCATTAAAAGAATTAGAAGAAAAATATAGTAATGTAAAAGGATATAAGATAAGTGTAACAGATAGGGAAGCGATAAAAGAATTTAAAGAAAAAGTAATAGCAGAAGAAGGAAAAATAGATGTATTAGTAAATAATGCGGGGATAACAAGAGATGCATTAATACAAAAAATGACAGAAGAAGATTGGGATTTAGTAATAGATGTAAATTTAAAAGGAGTATTTAACATGACACAACAATTTGGACCAGAAATGATGAAAGCAGGAAAAGGATCAATAATAAACATATCATCGGTAGTAGGGATATATGGAAACATAGGACAAACAAATTATGCAGCAACAAAAGGTGGAGTAATAGCAATGACAAAGACATGGGCAAAAGAGTTTGCAAGAAAAGGAGCACAAGTAAGAGTAAATGCAATAGCACCAGGGTTTATAAAAACACCGATGACAAAAGATTTACCAGAAAAAGTAATAGAATTAGTAAAAAGCAAAACAGTATTACAAAGAATGGGAGAACCAGAAGAAATAGCAAACACGGCATTATTCTTAGCAAGTGATGAAAGCAGTTTCATAACAGGACAAGTAATAAGTGTAGATGGTGGATTAGTATTATAG